Proteins from a single region of Parasedimentitalea psychrophila:
- a CDS encoding DeoR/GlpR family DNA-binding transcription regulator encodes MSKHEQKILNTVNLRGTVTVTELAQILDVTDQTVRRIVIPLVERGDIKKVHGALVSTQNVMDPPFLARMNKNRAAKVAIANCIADLVADGSSLAIDTGSTSGFVSQALRRKQNLTIVTNSAFIASTLSMIEGNRVFMAGTQLRTHDGAAFDRAAFDVIASSSVDYAILSASQVHPTLGFMAYDQCEVDIARAMIDIAGRTIMAVDRSKFISDGDKPSLRLPKLEPDDLIICDQKPGSAFSDLTSDHQLVIAKPASPRSA; translated from the coding sequence ATGTCAAAACACGAACAGAAAATCCTCAACACCGTTAATTTGCGTGGCACAGTCACCGTTACCGAACTGGCGCAGATTCTCGATGTCACAGATCAGACGGTGCGCCGGATTGTCATCCCCTTGGTCGAACGCGGCGACATAAAAAAGGTACATGGCGCGCTGGTCAGCACCCAGAACGTGATGGATCCACCATTTCTGGCGCGCATGAACAAGAACCGGGCCGCAAAAGTAGCCATCGCCAACTGCATTGCCGACCTGGTGGCTGATGGGTCTTCGCTTGCCATCGATACCGGGTCAACATCTGGGTTTGTGAGTCAGGCGTTGCGTCGAAAACAAAACCTGACCATCGTCACCAACTCGGCCTTCATCGCCAGCACCCTATCAATGATCGAGGGCAACCGGGTCTTTATGGCAGGCACCCAATTGCGGACCCATGACGGCGCGGCATTTGACCGGGCGGCATTTGACGTCATCGCCAGTTCCTCGGTTGACTATGCCATTTTATCGGCATCTCAAGTTCACCCCACGCTTGGGTTTATGGCCTACGATCAATGTGAGGTAGATATCGCCCGGGCGATGATCGACATTGCCGGGCGAACCATTATGGCGGTGGATAGATCCAAGTTTATCAGCGATGGAGACAAACCGTCGCTTCGCTTGCCCAAGCTGGAACCAGATGATCTGATCATTTGCGACCAGAAACCCGGTTCGGCATTTTCAGATCTGACCAGCGACCACCAACTGGTGATCGCCAAGCCTGCCTCGCCACGCTCCGCGTGA